Proteins encoded within one genomic window of Citrobacter amalonaticus Y19:
- the mukF gene encoding chromosome partition protein MukF has product MSEFSQTVPELVAWARKNDFTISLPVDRLSFLLAVATLNGERLDGEMSEGELVDAFRHVSDAFEQTSETIGVRANNAINDMVRQRLLNRFTSEQAEGNAIYRLTPLGIGITDYYIRQREFSTLRLSMQLSIVAGELKRAADAADEGGDEFHWHRNVYAPLKYSVAEIFDSIDLTQRIMDEQQQQVKDDIAQLLNKDWRAAISSCELLLSETSGTLRELQDTLEAAGDKLQANLLRIQDATLAHDDLHFVDRLVFDLQSKLDRIISWGQQSIDLWIGYDRHVHKFIRTAIDMDKNRVFAQRLRQSVQSYFDEPWALTYANADRLLDMRDEEMALRDEEVTGELPPDLEYEEFNEIREQLAAIIEGQLAIYKSKETPLDLGLVVREYLAQYPRARHFDVARIVIDQAVRLGVAQADFTGLPAKWQPINDYGAKVQAHVIDKY; this is encoded by the coding sequence ATGAGTGAATTTTCCCAGACAGTCCCCGAACTGGTTGCCTGGGCCAGAAAAAATGACTTCACTATCTCGCTGCCGGTAGACCGACTCTCGTTCCTGCTGGCGGTAGCCACACTGAACGGCGAGCGCCTGGACGGTGAGATGAGTGAAGGCGAACTGGTGGATGCGTTCCGCCATGTAAGTGATGCGTTTGAGCAAACCAGCGAAACCATTGGCGTGCGCGCGAACAATGCGATCAACGATATGGTGCGTCAACGTCTGCTGAACCGCTTTACCAGTGAGCAGGCAGAAGGGAACGCGATCTATCGCCTGACGCCGCTCGGCATTGGCATTACGGATTACTATATTCGCCAGCGTGAATTTTCCACACTGCGTCTGTCGATGCAGTTGTCGATCGTGGCGGGTGAACTCAAGCGCGCGGCGGATGCCGCCGATGAGGGCGGTGATGAATTTCACTGGCACCGCAACGTCTATGCGCCGCTCAAGTATTCGGTGGCCGAGATTTTCGACAGTATCGATCTGACTCAGCGCATCATGGATGAACAGCAGCAGCAGGTGAAAGATGATATCGCGCAGTTATTGAATAAAGACTGGCGCGCGGCGATTTCAAGCTGTGAACTGTTGTTGTCAGAAACGTCCGGAACCCTGCGCGAGTTGCAGGATACGCTGGAAGCGGCAGGCGATAAATTACAGGCCAATCTGCTGCGTATTCAGGATGCGACGCTGGCCCATGACGATCTGCATTTTGTCGACAGGCTGGTGTTTGACCTGCAAAGCAAGCTGGATCGTATTATCAGTTGGGGCCAGCAGTCGATCGACCTGTGGATAGGCTATGACCGCCACGTGCATAAATTTATCCGTACCGCCATCGACATGGATAAAAACCGCGTCTTTGCCCAGCGCTTACGTCAGTCGGTACAGAGCTACTTTGACGAACCGTGGGCGCTGACCTATGCCAACGCCGATCGTCTGCTGGATATGCGCGACGAAGAGATGGCGCTGCGTGATGAAGAGGTGACCGGGGAACTTCCGCCGGATTTAGAGTACGAAGAGTTTAACGAGATCCGCGAACAGCTGGCGGCGATTATCGAAGGCCAACTGGCTATCTATAAATCGAAAGAGACGCCGCTGGATCTCGGCCTGGTAGTGCGCGAGTATCTTGCGCAATACCCGCGTGCGCGTCATTTCGACGTTGCGCGCATTGTTATCGATCAGGCGGTACGTCTTGGCGTAGCGCAAGCAGACTTCACCGGACTGCCAGCCAAATGGCAGCCGATTAATGATTACGGAGCCAAGGTACAGGCGCATGTCATTGACAAATATTGA
- the mukE gene encoding chromosome partition protein MukE codes for MSLTNIEQVMPVKLAQALANPLFPALDSALRSGRHIGLDELDNHAFLMDFQDYLEEFYSRYNVELIRAPEGFFYLRPRSTTIIPRSVLSELDMMVGKILCYLYLSPERLANEGIFTQQELYDELLTLADEAKLLKLVNNRSTGSDVDRQKLQEKMRSSLNRLRRLGMVWFMGHDSSKFRITESVFRFGADVRSGDDPREAQRRLIRDGEAMPVENHLLLNDETEENQPDSDSGEEE; via the coding sequence ATGTCATTGACAAATATTGAACAAGTGATGCCGGTTAAGCTGGCGCAGGCGTTGGCGAATCCGTTATTTCCGGCGCTGGATAGCGCATTACGTTCAGGCCGCCACATTGGTCTGGATGAACTGGATAATCATGCCTTTCTGATGGACTTTCAGGATTACCTGGAAGAGTTTTACAGCCGTTACAACGTGGAATTAATCCGCGCGCCGGAAGGGTTTTTCTACCTGCGTCCGCGTTCAACGACCATTATCCCGCGTTCCGTGTTGTCTGAACTGGACATGATGGTCGGTAAAATTCTCTGCTACCTCTATCTCAGCCCGGAGCGGCTGGCCAATGAGGGGATTTTCACTCAGCAGGAGTTGTACGACGAGCTGTTGACGCTGGCTGACGAAGCCAAACTGTTGAAGCTGGTGAATAACCGTTCAACCGGCTCCGACGTCGACCGCCAGAAATTACAGGAAAAAATGCGATCGTCGTTAAACCGTCTGCGCCGTTTAGGCATGGTCTGGTTTATGGGACATGACAGCAGCAAATTCCGGATTACGGAATCGGTGTTCCGCTTTGGCGCGGATGTGCGCAGTGGCGATGATCCACGGGAAGCGCAGCGCCGCCTGATTCGCGATGGCGAAGCGATGCCGGTTGAAAACCACCTGCTGCTCAATGATGAGACCGAAGAGAATCAGCCGGACAGTGACAGTGGAGAAGAAGAATAA